The following proteins are encoded in a genomic region of Ovis canadensis isolate MfBH-ARS-UI-01 breed Bighorn chromosome 12, ARS-UI_OviCan_v2, whole genome shotgun sequence:
- the RASAL2 gene encoding ras GTPase-activating protein nGAP isoform X9, translating into MQTPEVPAERSPRRRSISGTTTSEKPNSMDTANTSPFKVPGFFSKRLKGSIKRTKSQSKLDRNTSFRLPSLRNTDDRSRGLPKLKESRSHESLLSPCSAVECLDLGRGEPVSVKPLHSSILGQDFCFEVTYLSGSKCFSCNSASERDKWMENLRRTVQPNKDNCRRAENVLRLWIIEAKDLAPKKKYFCELCLDDTLFARTTSKTKADNIFWGEHFEFYSLPPLHSITVHIYKDVEKKKKKDKNNYVGLVNIPTASVTGRQFVEKWYPVSTPTPNKGKTGGPSIRIKSRFQTITILPMEQYKEFAEFVTSNYTMLCSVLEPVISVRNKEELACALVHILQSTGRAKDFLTDLVMSEVDRCGEHDVLIFRENTIATKSIEEYLKLVGQQYLHDALGEFIKALYESDENCEVDPSKCSSSELLDHQSNLKMCCELAFCKIINSYCVFPRELKEVFASWKQQCLNRGKQDISERLISASLFLRFLCPAIMSPSLFNLMQEYPDDRTSRTLTLIAKVIQNLANFAKFGNKEEYMAFMNDFLEHEWGGMKRFLLEISNPDTISNTPGFDGYIDLGRELSVLHSLLWEVVSQLDKGENSFLQATVAKLGPLPRVLADITKSLTNPTPIQQQLRRFTEHNSSPNVSGSLSSGLQKIFEDPTDSDLHKLKSPSQDNTDSYFRGKTLLLVQQASSQSMTYSEKDEKESSLPNGRSISLMDLQESHAAQAEHPSVMLDVPMRLTGSQLSITQVASIKQLRETQSTPQSAPQVRRPLHPALNQPGSLQPLSFQNPVYHLSNPIPAMPKASVDSSLENLSTASSRSQSNSEDFKLSGPSNSSMEDFTKRSTQSEDFSRRHTMPDRHIPLALPRQNSTGQTQLRKTDPAGLGARAKAPPSLPHSASLRSTGSMSVASAALVAEPLQNGSRSRQQSSSSRESPVPKVRAIQRQQTQQVQSPVDSATMSPVERTAAWVLNNGQYEEDVEETEQNQDEAKHAEKYEQEITKLKERLRVSSRRLEEYERRLLVQEQQMQRLLLEYKARLEDSEERLRRQQEEKDSQMKSIISRLMAVEEELKKDHAEMQAVIDAKQKIIDAQVINGDEILQTGK; encoded by the exons GTCTCGTGGGCTGCCTAAACTAAAAGAATCCCGTTCTCATGAATCTTTGCTGAGCCCATGCAGTGCCGTGGAATGTCTGGATCTTGGTAGAGGGGAGCCTGTATCAGTAAAGCCACTCCATAGCAGCATCCTTGGACAAGACTTCTGCTTTGAG GTTACCTACTTAAGTGGAAGTAAATGCTTCAGTTGTAACTCTGCTTCCGAGAGAGATAAGTGGATGGAAAACCTTCGTAGGACAGTTCAACCAAATAAG GACAATTGTAGACGAGCTGAAAATGTTCTCCGTTTATGGATTATTGAAGCCAAGGACCTTGCccctaaaaagaaatatttctgtgaACTGTGCCTTGATGATACCCTCTTTGCTCGTACAACCAGCAAGACCAAAGCAGACAATATTTTCTGGGGTGAACATTTTGAGTTCTACAGCCTTCCACCTCTTCATAGCATCACAGTTCACATTTATAAAGatgtggaaaaaaagaagaaaaaagacaagaataATTATGTAGGGCTAGTCAACATCCCCACTGCCAGTGTGACTGGTCGCCAGTTTGTAGAAAAGTGGTACCCAGTGAGTACACCTACACCCAACAAAGGAAAGACAGGAGGACCTTCTATTCGAATTAAATCACGTTTCCAAACCATCACCATTCTGCCTATGGAGCAATACAAAGAGTTTGCAGAATTTGTCACCAGTAACTATACCATGTTATGTTCTGTTCTTGAACCAGTAATCAGTGTGAGAAATAAAGAAGAACTAGCCTGTGCCTTAGTGCACATTCTTCAAAGCACTGGAAGGGCCAAG GATTTTCTGACGGACTTGGTGATGTCTGAGGTGGATCGTTGTGGAGAACATGATGTCTTGATCTTCAGAGAGAACACCATTGCCACCAAATCCATTGAGGAATACCTCAAGTTAGTGGGACAACAGTATCTTCACGATGCACTGg GGGAGTTCATCAAAGCTTTGTATGAGTCAGATGAAAACTGTGAAGTCGATCCCAGCAAATGTTCATCCAGTGAACTTCTGGACCATCAGAGCAACCTGAAAATGTGCTGTGAGCTGGCTTTCTGCAAGATCATCAACTCTTACTG tGTTTTTCCTCGCGAGCTGAAAGAAGTGTTTGCATCCTGGAAGCAGCAGTGCCTGAACCGCGGCAAGCAAGACATCAGCGAGCGGCTCATCAGCGCCTCGCTGTTTCTCCGTTTTCTGTGCCCGGCCATCATGTCTCCCAGTCTCTTCAACCTCATGCAGGAGTATCCTGATGACCGCACATCTCGGACCCTGACTCTCATTGCCAAGGTCATCCAGAACCTGGCCAACTTTGCCAA ATTTGGTAACAAAGAGGAATACATGGCATTCATGAATGATTTTTTAGAACATGAATGGGGTGGAATGAAGCGCTTTCTTTTGGAGATCTCTAATCCAGACACCATCTCAAACACCCCAGGCTTTGATGGTTACATTGATCTGGGCCGAGAGCTTTCAGTTTTGCATTCCTTACTGTGGGAAGTAGTTTCCCAACTTGATAAG GGTGAAAATTCCTTCCTACAGGCGACCGTGGCAAAATTGGGACCTCTCCCTCGTGTTCTTGCTGATATTACTAAATCTCTGACTAATCCTACACCAATACAACAGCAACTGAGACGCTTCACTGAGCATAACTCCAGTCCAAATGTCAGTGGAAGCCTCTCCTCTGGGctgcagaaaatatttgaagacccTACTGACAG TGATTTGCACAAACTAAAATCCCCAAGCCAGGACAACACAGACAGTTATTTCAGAGGGAAAACATTATTGCTGGTCCAGCAAGCCTCCTCCCAGAGCATGACTTATTCGGAAAAGGATGAAAAGGAAAGTAGCCTCCCCAATGGCCGCAGCATCTCCCTCATGGACCTTCAGGAGTCGCACGCCGCCCAAGCGGAGCATCCGTCTGTGATGCTCGACGTGCCCATGCGCTTGACCGGAAGCCAGCTCTCCATAACTCAGGTGGCCAGCATCAAGCAACTGCGGGAGACCCAGAGCACCCCCCAGAGTGCACCCCAAGTGCGAAGGCCCCTGCACCCAGCCTTGAACCAGCCAGGCAGCCTCCAGCCCCTGTCCTTCCAGAACCCTGTCTATCACCTCAGTAACCCCATTCCCGCAATGCCAAAGGCCTCTGTGGACTCCAGTTTGGAGAACTTAAGCACTGCCAGTTCCAGGAGCCAAAGTAACAGTGAAGACTTCAAACTCAGCGGacccagcaacagcagcatggaGGACTTCACCAAACGGAGCACGCAGAGTGAGGACTTCTCCAGACGCCACACCATGCCCGACAGACACATACCTCTCGCCCTGCCGCGGCAGAACAGCACGGGGCAGACCCAGCTCCGGAAGACGGACCCAGCGGGGCTGGGCGCCCGAGCCAAAGCCCCGCCGTCCCTGCCGCACAGCGCCTCCCTGCGGAGCACCGGGAGCATGTCGGTGGCATCGGCGGCTCTGGTGGCCGAGCCCCTGCAGAACGGAAGCCGGTCCCGACAGCAGTCCTCTTCCTCCAGAGAGAGCCCGGTCCCCAAAGTGAGAGCCATCCAGAGGCAGCAGACCCAGCAG GTTCAGTCACCTGTGGACTCCGCCACAATGTCCCCAGTCGAGAGGACAGCAGCCTGGGTTCTGAACAATGGGCAGTATGAAGAGGACGTGGAAGAAACTGAGCAAAATCAGGACGAAGCCAAGCATGCTGAGAAG TACGAACAGGAAATCACCAAACTGAAGGAGCGCCTGCGAGTGTCCAGCCGGCGACTCGAGGAGTATGAGCGCCGGTTGCTCGTGCAGGAGCAGCAGATGCAGAGGCTGCTGCTGGAGTACAAGGCCCGGCTGGAGGACAGCGAGGAGCGGCTGCGccggcagcaggaggagaaggacagcCAGATGAAGAGCATCATCAGCAG ACTAATGGCCgtggaagaggaactgaagaaggATCATGCTGAGATGCAGGCAGTTATTGATGCGAAGCAAAAAATAATCGATGCACAG
- the RASAL2 gene encoding ras GTPase-activating protein nGAP isoform X10: protein MQTPEVPAERSPRRRSISGTTTSEKPNSMDTANTSPFKVPGFFSKRLKGSIKRTKSQSKLDRNTSFRLPSLRNTDDRSRGLPKLKESRSHESLLSPCSAVECLDLGRGEPVSVKPLHSSILGQDFCFEVTYLSGSKCFSCNSASERDKWMENLRRTVQPNKDNCRRAENVLRLWIIEAKDLAPKKKYFCELCLDDTLFARTTSKTKADNIFWGEHFEFYSLPPLHSITVHIYKDVEKKKKKDKNNYVGLVNIPTASVTGRQFVEKWYPVSTPTPNKGKTGGPSIRIKSRFQTITILPMEQYKEFAEFVTSNYTMLCSVLEPVISVRNKEELACALVHILQSTGRAKDFLTDLVMSEVDRCGEHDVLIFRENTIATKSIEEYLKLVGQQYLHDALGEFIKALYESDENCEVDPSKCSSSELLDHQSNLKMCCELAFCKIINSYCVFPRELKEVFASWKQQCLNRGKQDISERLISASLFLRFLCPAIMSPSLFNLMQEYPDDRTSRTLTLIAKVIQNLANFAKFGNKEEYMAFMNDFLEHEWGGMKRFLLEISNPDTISNTPGFDGYIDLGRELSVLHSLLWEVVSQLDKATVAKLGPLPRVLADITKSLTNPTPIQQQLRRFTEHNSSPNVSGSLSSGLQKIFEDPTDSDLHKLKSPSQDNTDSYFRGKTLLLVQQASSQSMTYSEKDEKESSLPNGRSISLMDLQESHAAQAEHPSVMLDVPMRLTGSQLSITQVASIKQLRETQSTPQSAPQVRRPLHPALNQPGSLQPLSFQNPVYHLSNPIPAMPKASVDSSLENLSTASSRSQSNSEDFKLSGPSNSSMEDFTKRSTQSEDFSRRHTMPDRHIPLALPRQNSTGQTQLRKTDPAGLGARAKAPPSLPHSASLRSTGSMSVASAALVAEPLQNGSRSRQQSSSSRESPVPKVRAIQRQQTQQVQSPVDSATMSPVERTAAWVLNNGQYEEDVEETEQNQDEAKHAEKYEQEITKLKERLRVSSRRLEEYERRLLVQEQQMQRLLLEYKARLEDSEERLRRQQEEKDSQMKSIISRLMAVEEELKKDHAEMQAVIDAKQKIIDAQVINGDEILQTGK from the exons GTCTCGTGGGCTGCCTAAACTAAAAGAATCCCGTTCTCATGAATCTTTGCTGAGCCCATGCAGTGCCGTGGAATGTCTGGATCTTGGTAGAGGGGAGCCTGTATCAGTAAAGCCACTCCATAGCAGCATCCTTGGACAAGACTTCTGCTTTGAG GTTACCTACTTAAGTGGAAGTAAATGCTTCAGTTGTAACTCTGCTTCCGAGAGAGATAAGTGGATGGAAAACCTTCGTAGGACAGTTCAACCAAATAAG GACAATTGTAGACGAGCTGAAAATGTTCTCCGTTTATGGATTATTGAAGCCAAGGACCTTGCccctaaaaagaaatatttctgtgaACTGTGCCTTGATGATACCCTCTTTGCTCGTACAACCAGCAAGACCAAAGCAGACAATATTTTCTGGGGTGAACATTTTGAGTTCTACAGCCTTCCACCTCTTCATAGCATCACAGTTCACATTTATAAAGatgtggaaaaaaagaagaaaaaagacaagaataATTATGTAGGGCTAGTCAACATCCCCACTGCCAGTGTGACTGGTCGCCAGTTTGTAGAAAAGTGGTACCCAGTGAGTACACCTACACCCAACAAAGGAAAGACAGGAGGACCTTCTATTCGAATTAAATCACGTTTCCAAACCATCACCATTCTGCCTATGGAGCAATACAAAGAGTTTGCAGAATTTGTCACCAGTAACTATACCATGTTATGTTCTGTTCTTGAACCAGTAATCAGTGTGAGAAATAAAGAAGAACTAGCCTGTGCCTTAGTGCACATTCTTCAAAGCACTGGAAGGGCCAAG GATTTTCTGACGGACTTGGTGATGTCTGAGGTGGATCGTTGTGGAGAACATGATGTCTTGATCTTCAGAGAGAACACCATTGCCACCAAATCCATTGAGGAATACCTCAAGTTAGTGGGACAACAGTATCTTCACGATGCACTGg GGGAGTTCATCAAAGCTTTGTATGAGTCAGATGAAAACTGTGAAGTCGATCCCAGCAAATGTTCATCCAGTGAACTTCTGGACCATCAGAGCAACCTGAAAATGTGCTGTGAGCTGGCTTTCTGCAAGATCATCAACTCTTACTG tGTTTTTCCTCGCGAGCTGAAAGAAGTGTTTGCATCCTGGAAGCAGCAGTGCCTGAACCGCGGCAAGCAAGACATCAGCGAGCGGCTCATCAGCGCCTCGCTGTTTCTCCGTTTTCTGTGCCCGGCCATCATGTCTCCCAGTCTCTTCAACCTCATGCAGGAGTATCCTGATGACCGCACATCTCGGACCCTGACTCTCATTGCCAAGGTCATCCAGAACCTGGCCAACTTTGCCAA ATTTGGTAACAAAGAGGAATACATGGCATTCATGAATGATTTTTTAGAACATGAATGGGGTGGAATGAAGCGCTTTCTTTTGGAGATCTCTAATCCAGACACCATCTCAAACACCCCAGGCTTTGATGGTTACATTGATCTGGGCCGAGAGCTTTCAGTTTTGCATTCCTTACTGTGGGAAGTAGTTTCCCAACTTGATAAG GCGACCGTGGCAAAATTGGGACCTCTCCCTCGTGTTCTTGCTGATATTACTAAATCTCTGACTAATCCTACACCAATACAACAGCAACTGAGACGCTTCACTGAGCATAACTCCAGTCCAAATGTCAGTGGAAGCCTCTCCTCTGGGctgcagaaaatatttgaagacccTACTGACAG TGATTTGCACAAACTAAAATCCCCAAGCCAGGACAACACAGACAGTTATTTCAGAGGGAAAACATTATTGCTGGTCCAGCAAGCCTCCTCCCAGAGCATGACTTATTCGGAAAAGGATGAAAAGGAAAGTAGCCTCCCCAATGGCCGCAGCATCTCCCTCATGGACCTTCAGGAGTCGCACGCCGCCCAAGCGGAGCATCCGTCTGTGATGCTCGACGTGCCCATGCGCTTGACCGGAAGCCAGCTCTCCATAACTCAGGTGGCCAGCATCAAGCAACTGCGGGAGACCCAGAGCACCCCCCAGAGTGCACCCCAAGTGCGAAGGCCCCTGCACCCAGCCTTGAACCAGCCAGGCAGCCTCCAGCCCCTGTCCTTCCAGAACCCTGTCTATCACCTCAGTAACCCCATTCCCGCAATGCCAAAGGCCTCTGTGGACTCCAGTTTGGAGAACTTAAGCACTGCCAGTTCCAGGAGCCAAAGTAACAGTGAAGACTTCAAACTCAGCGGacccagcaacagcagcatggaGGACTTCACCAAACGGAGCACGCAGAGTGAGGACTTCTCCAGACGCCACACCATGCCCGACAGACACATACCTCTCGCCCTGCCGCGGCAGAACAGCACGGGGCAGACCCAGCTCCGGAAGACGGACCCAGCGGGGCTGGGCGCCCGAGCCAAAGCCCCGCCGTCCCTGCCGCACAGCGCCTCCCTGCGGAGCACCGGGAGCATGTCGGTGGCATCGGCGGCTCTGGTGGCCGAGCCCCTGCAGAACGGAAGCCGGTCCCGACAGCAGTCCTCTTCCTCCAGAGAGAGCCCGGTCCCCAAAGTGAGAGCCATCCAGAGGCAGCAGACCCAGCAG GTTCAGTCACCTGTGGACTCCGCCACAATGTCCCCAGTCGAGAGGACAGCAGCCTGGGTTCTGAACAATGGGCAGTATGAAGAGGACGTGGAAGAAACTGAGCAAAATCAGGACGAAGCCAAGCATGCTGAGAAG TACGAACAGGAAATCACCAAACTGAAGGAGCGCCTGCGAGTGTCCAGCCGGCGACTCGAGGAGTATGAGCGCCGGTTGCTCGTGCAGGAGCAGCAGATGCAGAGGCTGCTGCTGGAGTACAAGGCCCGGCTGGAGGACAGCGAGGAGCGGCTGCGccggcagcaggaggagaaggacagcCAGATGAAGAGCATCATCAGCAG ACTAATGGCCgtggaagaggaactgaagaaggATCATGCTGAGATGCAGGCAGTTATTGATGCGAAGCAAAAAATAATCGATGCACAG